In the genome of Odontesthes bonariensis isolate fOdoBon6 chromosome 20, fOdoBon6.hap1, whole genome shotgun sequence, the window acatacttccatacttccatactacatacttcatactgcatactacatactgcatactacatactacatactgcatactacatactacatactgcatactacatacttccatactacattctacatactacatacttccatactacatacttccatactacatacttcatactgcatactacatactgcatactacataatgcatactacatactgcatactacatacttccatactacatacttccatactacatactgcatactgcatactacatactgcatacttcaatactacatactgcatactgcatactacatactgcatacttcaatactacatactgcatactgcatactacatactgcatacttcaatactacatactgcatactgcatactacatactgcatactgcatactacatactacatactgcatactgcatactacatactgcatactgcatactgcatactacatactacatactgcatactacatactgcatactacatactgcatactacatacttccatacttccatactacatactgcatactacatactacatactgcatactacatactacatacttccatactgcatactacatactgcatactacatacttccatactacatactgcatactgcatactacatacttccatactacatactgcatactgcatactacatacttccatactacatactacatactgcatactacatactgcatactacatactgcatactacatactacatactgcatactgcatactacatactacatactgcatactacatactgcatactacatacttccatacgacatacttccatactacatacttcatactgcatactacatactgcatactacataatgcatactacatactacatactgcatactacatacttccatactacatacttccatactacatactacatacttccatactgcatactacatactgcatactacatactgcatactacatacttccatactacatactacatacttccatactacatacttcatactgcatactacatactgcatactacatactgcatactacatacttccatactacatacttccatactacatactacatactgcatactacatactgcatactacatactacatactgcatactacatactacatactacatacttccatactacattctacatactacatacttccatactacatacttccatactacatacttcatactgcatactacatacttccatactacatacttcatactgcatactacatactgcatactacatactgcatactacatacttccatactacatacttccatactacatactacatacttccatactacatacttcatactgcatactacatactgcatactacatactgcatactacatacttccatactacatacttccatactacatactacatacttccatactacatacttcatactgcatactacatactgcatactacatactgcatactacatactacatactgcatactacatactacatactacatacttccatactacattctacatactacatacttccatactacatacttcatactgcatactacatactgcatactacataatgcatactacataatgcatactacatactgcatactacatactacatacttccatactacatacttccatactacatactgcatactacatactacatactacatactgcatactacatactgcatactacatgctacatacttccatactgcaaactcatcgatcagacagtatgcagagcatttacaatgcatctcgctcctgcctgagccgaaatcagccggcctgaagctgatttcctttaagctctaaactctgtaaactttagcaacatttgaaacattttcaggtgagaaagtagtcgtttagatccccaacgtgttgaaaacctgacaaaataccggctgtttacaattttgttcccacgaatgcggcgctactaaagctagccgcagtgagcaacgcacttccagttattttcacaaaataaaatacccgttgccttttatcatagggaaagccattaccatacaattggtgcttttgttttgaaaacaggaagtgaacctaccctcgttgtagctagcttgaaactgccgttttgacaggaaatgacgatcggcgacgtcacgttacgttgcatcttgggtagtttgagtatgagtagtaacctcatgatgcatacccaacatttcagagaatctagtatgcatccgggaacttctcgcttactcaaactcgcatactaactcagaaagtttcgaacacagccatagttactgttcaaagttcaaagttaGTAGGTGTAGTAGCCCATGAGACCCTGAACCCGTCCTGACCGGATTCCTCTCCCACCGCAGGTGGCGCCCGGTCCCACTGATGACGAGATCCACCAGGCGCACCTGGACAGCATAAAGGTGATCCACGTGGAGCCTCCGTCCTCCAGCCTTCCCCAGGAGCCGGCCTCCGCCCACCTGTCCGGGGGTCTGGGCCTGACTCTGGGGCTGAACGTGGGGGGGCTGGCCGCCCTGAGCATCCCGCTGCTGGAGGCCTCGGGCTCCGCCCTGCAGGGCCTGTCCCAGCGGGACGCCCTCAGCCTGCTGTCCCTGCAGCCGTTCCAGACCAGCTTCCTGCTGCAGCCCGACGGGGGCGCCGCCACCGCCGGCGCCGCTGCCTCCGGCATGAAACCAGGAGAGGCGGGTGGAGCCGGCATCATGGAGCTGGCCGACATCCAGCAGATCCTCAAAGTGGCGGCGGCGGCGCCCAATCAGATGGGGCTCCCGCCTCTGGCCAAAGCTCCCGGGTTCCCCGGAGGTCCAGGTGGGTGTTTGCTTTTTAACGCTCGGTGTTTCCAGATGTTGAGCCGCTGACTGACCGTCTGTCCCTCCTCCAGGTCACGTCCAGGGTCAGAAGGCCATGCCGCCGCTGAAGCCTAAACCTCCCATCAGCCCCCGCCTCAGCCTGACCGCCACCACGCCGCCGCCGCTGCAGAGCTCCCAGCAGGCCTCGCTGGGCTGCATCAGCCCCAGCCTGCCGCCCCCCACCCTCTTCAAAAcgccctcctgctcctcctcctcctcctcttcctcggcCGGGCAGATGGACACCGAGTGCATGGGGGACACGCCGTCGTCCGACTCGCCGCCCGCTGCCACCACGGCCGTGCacgaggaggcggggcttagcGGCAGGAAGCTGGGAGCCAAAGCGGGCAACAACGCCGGCTCGGCAAAAGGCTCGTTCCCGTGCCGCTTCTGCGACCAGGTGTTCGCCTTTTCCGGCGTCCTGCAGGCTCACATGCGCTTCCACCTCGGCATCCTCCCTCACCAGTGCAACATCTGCGACTACGTGGCGCCGGACAAAGCCACGCTGATCCGCCACCTGCGCACGCACAGCGGCGAGCGTCCGTACGTCTGCCGCGTCTGCCATTACCCCTTCACTGTCAAGGCCAACTGCGAGCGCCACCTCAGGAAGAAGCACGCCAAGACCTCACGGAAGGACATCGAGAAAAACATCAAGTACGTCACCTCCAGCAGCACCGCCAACATGGCGGCGCCGATCACCGCCGCCACCACCACCCAGGACACGGAGGCTGACACCACGTGCAGGTTCTGCGGCGAGGACCTGAAGACCTACCGGGCACTGCAGATCCACCTGCGCACGCACAACGGCTGCCAGAGGAAACCGTTCGAGTGCCGGCGCTGCGGCGCCGCCTTCCTCGCCAAACGGAACTGCATCCACCACCTGCTGAAGCAGCACCCCGAGGTGCAGGAGCGGGAGATCGAGGAGCACATCGCCACCCTCCTCCCCGCCGCCGGCGGCGGCACCACGCGCACGGTGCCGGTGAATGCGACGGCGCTGAACGGGATCAGCCAGCCTCCCATCCAGGTGCTGCAGGCGGTGAAGATGGAGGACCTGGCGAGCGCGGCGTTCCCCGCCGAGCTGGACCAGCCGCTGGACTTCTCCGCCAAGGGGCGGGGCGGCGGCAGCCAGGCGGGGTCTCCCGGGGTCAAGCTGGAGAGCGCCTCGCCCACCTTCGACTGCGGCGTGCTGGACCAGCCCATCGACCTGTCCATCCCCAGCAAGCGGCAGCGGCGGGAGGCGGCGAGCGGCGGCGAGAAGCGGGAGATAAAGACGGAGCAGAGCGGCGGCATCATGGAGCAGCAGCTCGCTCTCGCTCTGTCCAAGGACGAGAAAACGGCGAGCGCCCTGCCCCccctgcacccccacccccagctGGGCTGCTACCAGCTGCCCCCGGGCTCCACCCCTCCCCCCGCCTCCCTGCCCAGCTCTGCGCGAGCTCAGCGCCTCAAACCGCTGCTGCCCAAACCCTCCGCCTCCGCCTCCACGCCGCCCTGCGCCGCCCTGAAGGAGCTGCCGCCGCTGGCCTCCATCGCTCAGATCATCAGCTCCGTCTCTGCGGCTCAGGACCTGCTGAAGAGGGACGCCGCCCCGCCGGAGGTCAAACCCCAGCCGGGCGCCGCTTCCTCTCAGACGGACTCGGCCGCCGACGCCCCTGGTCCCGCCGCCGCCATCGACACGCAGAGCGACGACCTGTCCGAAGGATCCTCCAGGTACGTGAGCTTCGTTTTCACCTTCTCACGGCGGATCCGTGCCACATCTGACTGTTCCCTCTTCCACAGACGGAGGTCCAGGAAGAAGCCCGCCGCGCTGGCCGCCAAGGAGAAGGTGGCGAGCGGCGGCATCGACCTGGAATCCAGCGGCGAGTTTGCGAGCGTGGAGAAGATGCTGGCGACCACGGACGCCAACAAATTCAGCACCTACCTGCAGACGGGAGCGGCCGAGCTGCCGGGAAAGAGAGGTGAGCTGACGCACTGAAAGCCAACGGTTAGAATCGGGCGGTGGTTCTGGGATTGATTTAAACTCCCTCTGAACAGACGTGGACAGAGCAGCCGCTACGGCAGGAAGTGGAggggaggagaaggagggaggagagagggagGAGGGAAGGCCGGCGGCGCTGTCAGTACCTCAGTCgaaagggaagaaaaacgcCTACTCCAACTCTGTCCAGAAGATGACCTGCCCCTTCTGCCCCCGGGTGTTCCCCTGGGCGAGCTCGCTGCAGCGCCACATGCTGACGCACACCGGTAACGCCCAGAAACGCACACTCATGCTCTGCACTTACCGCCCCCGGGGCGGTCCGTAAGTCCGGCTGAGGAACAGCGTGTTTTAGATGTAAAAGTGTGCGCCGTGCCAAGTTGTTTTTAGCTTAAACATttcgtcttcttcttctgtctccgaTGAAGTTCGTAGTTTTACTATGTTTCTAAAATTTAAAAAGCTTCTACACAGAAAGCTGCTGTTGGACATCAGGTTTCTGCAGCTAAAACACTCCGAATCAACCGAAGAGTCATTTTAAGTCAAATTATTAATTCAATAATTGTTAAATATCTTTACCTCATTAAACATTTCAAGGTTAGTTTTGACTGGTAACAGGGATAGCTGTAGTTACTAGCTTGCTACTAGTTACTACTAGTTGCTACTCTGTTACTAATGCTATTTGAGCTAGCATGTTAGCTTGTTACTAGTGCTCTGTTGCTAATGCTCTTTGGGCTAGTACGTTAGCTTGCTACTAGTGCTCTGTTACTACTGCTCTTTGGGCTAGCACGTTAGCTTGCTACTAGCGCTCTGTTACTACTGCTCTTTGGGCTAGCACGTTAGCTTGCTATTAGCCCTCTGTTACTACTGCTCTTTGGGCTAGCACATTAGCTTTAGTTAGTTAGTTTTACTGTTTCTAAAATTTAAAAAGCTTCTACACAGAAAGCTGCTGTTGGACATCAGGTTTCTGCAGCTAAAACACTCCGAATCAACCGAAAATATTAAATATCTTTACCTCATTAAACATTTCAAGGTTAGTTGTGACTGGTAACAGGATAGCTGTAGTTACTAGCTTGCTACTAGTTCTCTGTTACTAATGCTATTTGAGCTAGCATGTTAGCTTGTTACTAGCGCTCTGTTACTACTGCTCTTTGGGCTAGCACATAAGCTTGCTACTAGCGCTCTGTTACTACTGCTCTTTGGGCTAGTACGTTAGCATGCTAATGCGCTCTGTTACCAATGCTCTTTGAGCTAGCACATAAGCTTGCTATTAGCGCTCTGTTACTACTGCTCTTTGGGCTAGCACGTTAGCTTTAGTTAGTTAGTTTTACTGTTTCTAAAATTTAAAAAGCTTCTACACAGAAAGCTGCTGTTGGATGTCAGGTTTCTGCAGTTAAAACACTCCGAATCAACCGAAGAGTCATTTTAAACTGAAGTATTCTGAATAAGTTTTTTGCTGCTAATCGATGAAAATAATTCAGATTTAACTTGAATGTGAAGTTTCTTACCGTCTTCACGAAGCTGCAGGAGCCCTGAAAGCGTCTGTTCTGCTCTTCCTCAGGTCAGAAGCCGTTTCCGTGTCCCCGGTGCGACGCCTTCTTCTCCACAAAGTCCAACTGTGAGCGCCACCTGCTGCGCAAACACGGCGTCACCCACAGGACGCTGCGGCGCAACGGCGCCATCGTCAAGAAAGAAGACGACGAAGGCCTGCACGAGAGCGCCGGTCAGAAAACCGTTCTCACATCTTTCAACCCTCTGATATGTTCTCCTGTTCTTTAAGTACGATGGTGAAGAGTCCGTAATAACGCCGGCTCAAAGACGGACGATTACCGTAATTACGGAGTTTTTCGTACGAATAGTTTGCTATCCGAAGATAAACGGTAACAAGACGTAAAATTAGCGATAAATATTCAGTTTGGTCACATTTTACTTTAGAGTCAACAGAACAATGAAATCCAGTAAAACTGAATTTATTAATAAAGTAAATTTCTCAACGACTTAATGGGACGAAACGAACTAACCTGCAGCTGTTTTCGTGGTAAAATACTGACAGAACCTCAAAAATTTGAGCTTTTTAGTGTcgtaaatactttatttataaaaattGAATTGTTAATATTGTACCAAACATGATTGATTCTTCATACTAATTATTTTGGACATTGATAAAGCAAAGAATCGTTAGTTTCATTCaataaatgattaaatcaaCGAAGAATACAACAACTTACTGTGtaaatgatgaaataaacaaCTATCCTGGAACATTTTTCATCTCTAACTTGATAAAGAAAATACAATTAACTCAATAAATTGGGCAGATATTGTCCCACTCAGTCAGGAAACGCTTACCTTTGCATTGCGACATCCTGTTAACTTCATTTAGGGAATAGCTGATCAATGTTTCTTTGTATTGATCGTGTCTTCATGTCTTGCAGAGAGCCAGTCAGAGAATGAGCAGCTAGCATCAGAAACACAAGACCTCAGCGGCGCCTCCACAACCCCAGACTCGGGTCACGCCCCtacagttgacagctccgccccctGCGAAAACTCACCGGGAAGCCCCACCCACAAAGCAAGCCAAGGTCAGCCAATGGAAAGAGCTGAAACGAGTCAATAATAACGTGATAACCAACAGTTatttacattgttttttttgaaCATTTCAAGGTGAAAATTTGCTGCGTTTCTTTATTTGGTttgattttaaatatttttgcctcttaaagaaaatgtttttatatataatttaaCAATGAAAAGAATTATTTTCGGCCTAATATTACTGGTCCTAAACCAACCACACCTGTAAAAGCAGGTGACGGCTAAGTGCAGCGAAAGATCAAATGTCTTGATGATTTTGTCACTGCGCTGTTAGGTAAATCATTAATTCAATAATTATTAAATATCTTTACCTCATTAAACATTTCAAGGTTAGTTGTGACTGGTAACGGGGATAGTTGTCGTTACTAGCTTGCTACTAGTTCTGTTACTAATGCTATTTGAGCTAGCACGTTAGCTTGCTACTAGCTTGCTGCTGTGGGCCTCTAATTTCAGTTTCATAACTACTATATTTACATTGTGTTTCCACTGTGGGTAAGTTATAAAAAcactttctgaaaataaagatgCTACacagctaacatgctaacacTCCAGTTCCCTGTGTGCTTCTTGAGTTAAAAACCAGAAAAGAAGTTCAGTTTCCTTCTATTTAAGTATTTAAGGTTATAATGACACGAATGACTGATGAGTTTATTTAAACTGGAGTTGGGCAGCTGCTTTGAAACATGCGTGATGATACTGACTGAAGCTGTTTGTCCTGCAGCTGCAGAGCAGCTGGAGGCTGAAACCGGTGAGCAGCCTGACCAGCAGGAGGCGCCAGAGACCAGAGCGGCTTCCACTAAACAGCCTCCACAGAGCAGCAAGGTAACACTTCAGTCAGTGTTTTTAACTTTCAGCCTGGACAGGAAGACGGACATTCAGTatagtaataataatttatATTATAATAATTTAAAGATGACCTCAAGATGAACCTACTTTTATGTGATAATGGCTTAACTTACTATTATCCTGTTACTACTGCTTTTTGAGCTAATACGTTAGCTTTTTACTAGCGCTCTGTTACTACTGCTCTTTGAGCTAATACATTAGCTTGCTACTAGCGCTCTGTTACTACTGCTCTTTGATCTAGCACGTTAGCTTGCTACTAGCGCTCTGTTACTACTGCTCTTTGAGCTAGCACGTTAGCTTGCTACTAGCGCTCTGTTACTACTGCTCTTTGAGCTAGCACGTTAGCCTGCTACTAGCGCTCTGTTACTACTGCTCTTTGAGCTAGCACTTTAGCTTGCTATTAGCGCTTTGTTATTAATGCCCTTTGAGCTAACACATTAGCTTGCTACTAGTGCTCTGTTACTAATGCTCTTTAGGCTAGCACGTTAGCTTGCTACTACTGCTCTGTTATTACTGCTAATACGTTAGCTTGCTAAATATCCTGATATATCTTGACATAACAGATATTTTGTTAGCTCAGCCAAGTAAAGTCTGATATCCCATCACGGCAAACCTGGGCTGAAGGACGGCTTGTGGCCTGGTTGGTTGCTTCTTCTCTGCTGCCATAAATGCAACTGTTTGTGCTCAGGAGCAGTAAACAGAATTACCTCGACTCAGTATCACAGATCCTCCCCAACTGCAACAATGAAGGACGACTCCTcattttaagttatatttatttgtgTGTAAAAATGTGAATTAAAAAGTGATGAATGGTGTCCTCCTTCAGGTGGAGAGCACCGACGATGACGACTGTCACAGCAACAAGAGTCTGGACCTGAACTTTGGCAAGAAGCTCATCGACTTTAAGCTCTCCACGTCCTCCTCAAGCTCCGCCCCTCAGGAAGAACaaccctgctcctcctcctgttcctcttcGTCCTCTGCATCCTCCACCTCGGCTCCCCCAGAGGCCGCAGAGAGCCCCGAGGAGAAGGACAAGGCGTCCGCCGGTAACCCCGTGAAGCAGCAGCCAGAGTACAAACACGTCTGTCGAGTGTGCAAGAAGAGCTTCCGCTACGCCACCACGCTCGCTCGCCACGAGAGGGCGCACCTCTCCGAGGAGACCCCGACTCCTATGGAGGAGGCTTCGCCGGCGATGGAGGAGGGCAAAGCTGCCGAGGAGAGCAAAGCTGCCGAGGAGGAGAAAGACGAGAAGGAGCTGGagatggagctggagctggaggtggaggaaggaggaGCAAAGGGAGGCGAGAGCGAGGGCGGAGAGAGCGTGGagtcggaggaggaggaggaagaggagaaggaaaaggaggagCGGAGCGATGAAGAGGCGTCGGAACCAAAGAACGTGGAGGGAGGAGAGACGGGAGGAGGACGAGTGGACAAGAGGAAGAAGATCTGCAACGTGTGCGACAAGAGATTCTGGTCCCTGCAGGACCTGACCCGACACATGAGGTCGCACACAGGTACGGAACCACAGGTGCACAGGTGGGGGCCCCCACCTCTAACAGAGCGCTAGTAGCAAGCTAACGTGGTAGCCTAAAGAGCAGTAGTAACAGAGCGCTAGTAGCAAGCTAACGTGCTAGCCCAAAGAGCAGTCGTAACAGAGCGCTAGTAGCAAGGTAACGTGCTAGCTCAAAGAGCAGTCGTAACAGACCGCTAATAGCCAGCTAACGTGCTAGCTCAAATAGCATTAATAACAAAGCGCTAATAGCAAGCTAACGTGCTAGATCAAAGAGCAGTAGTAACAGAGCGCTAGTAGCAAGGTAACGTGCTAGCTCAAAGAGCAGTCGTAACAGACCGCTAATAGCCAGCTAACGTGCTAGCTCAAATAGCATTAATAACAAAGCGCTAATAGCAAGCTAACGTGCTAGATCAAAGAGCAGTAGTAACAGAGCGCTAGTAGCAAGCTAACTTGCTAGCTCAAAGAGCATTAGTAACAGAGCGCTAGTAACAAGCTAACGTATTAGCTCAAAAAGCAGTAGTAACAGGATAATAGTAAGTTAAGCCATTATCACATAAAAGTAGGTTCATCTTGAGGTAATCGCAGGGGGAATTAttgaaaaattattattattatactgaATGTCTTCCTGTCCAGGCTGAAAGTTAAAAACACTGACAGAAGTGTTACCTTGCTGCTCTGTGGAGGCTGCTTAGTGGAAGCCGCTCTGGTCTCTGGCGCCTCCTGCTGGTCAGGCTGCTCACCGGTTTCAGCCTCCAGCTGCTCTGCAGCTGCAGGACAAACAGCTTCAGTCAGTATCATCACGCATGTTTCAAAGCAGCTGCCCAACTCCAGTTTAAAGAAACTCAAAGATTCTCAGTCATTCGTGTCATTATAACCCTAAATGCTTAAATAGAAGGAAACTGAACTTCTTTGCTGGTTTTTCACTCATGAAGCACACAGGGAACTGGAGAGTTAGCATGTTAGCTGTGTAGCATCTTTTCAGAAAGTGTTTTTATAACTTACCCACAGTGGAAACACAATGTAAATATAGTAGTTATGAAACTGAAATTAGAGGCCCACAGCAGCAAGCTAGTAGCAAGCTAACGTGCTAGCCCAAAGAGCATTAATAACAAAGCGCTAGTAGCAAGCTAACGTGCTAACTCGAAGAGCAGTAGTAACAAAGCGCAAGTAGCAAGCTAACGTGCTAACTCGAAGAGCAGTAGTAACAGAACGCTAATAGCAAGCTAACGTGCTAGCCTAAAGAGCAGTAGTTACAGAACGCTAATAGCAGGTTAACGTGCTAGCTTGGCGCCCCACGGGTGTTTTAGATGAATTCCAGAAGGCTAAATGAATGTTTTCCCTCCGCAGGCGAGCGGCCGTACCAGTGTAAGACCTGCGAGCGGACCTTCACCCTGAAGCACAGCCTGGTCCGGCACCAGAGGATCCACCTGAAGCCACGAGGAGCCGACGAGTCCTCCGCCGCCAACGATGACGCCAGCGAAGACGGAGACTCCTGCACGCCGACCCCGACCTCCACCTGCCCGCCGTCAGAGAACGAGAGCGAATGCGGGAGCGCCGCCGCCAGAGCgaaggagctggaggaggaggacgtgAAGGAGGAGGGCGATGGGCAGCCGGAGGAGTCGGGCGCCGCGGCGGCAGAGGACGGCTCCGCCAAAGCGTCCGACTCGGATCCGACTTCCGAAGAGGCGGATATCCAGGACGAATCTGAACTTTCCTCCTCTGACTCGACTCATCAAGCTACTGAATCAAAGACGACCACAAGCACAGACTCGCCGGCGGCGCCCGACTCCTCCAAAGACCCCGCCTCCTGCAGCCGCCCGCCAGGAGACACGGCGGCGGCGCCCCCCGCGGAAGGCATCATCCACGGGCTGCTGGAGATCCACAGCCAGCCCCCCCTGGAGCACACGCTGCCCAACGGAGAGCCTCCTCTGGTGGGGGCGGACTGAAGGGAAGCGGCCTCACCGCAGTGCCATACGATGCAAAAACCAGCGGAAAACTTTTCCACGGAAAGAGGAAAACCTCGTTTTCTTGAAGTGCCTTACTACTAGTCCTactttaaaagatgttttttgcTATATCTTTATCTGCATTATTACGGAGGATGGATATAATTTTTATAGCTTTTTATGATGACAgtgatttacttttttttttttttgtgcgggGAATCTATATTTCagcaataaaaagaataaacgATTACGATTTATTATTGTTCTAGATTTTTCTTTGAGAATTGATGATCAACTTGGATGCCGACTGAAACGGACCGTCGGCGTCACATTTCTTCTTCGGTATTTAAATTAGCAGCCGGGCGCCGGCCatcagaataaataaaaaaaagccgtGGAAGTGGCGAACTTTTCCTTTTGGTCCAGCAGCCGCCTTTACGACACTGAACATTCACTTGCTGCTCCTCCGGTTCCAACATCCGTTTTTGATATTTTTGGATGGAGTGGAACACGGAGGTGGCGGCTGTtcggccgcggcggcggcgggtGAAGCCCGCTGTGGTGCTCGTGTCTCACTGTGGGACTGAGGGAGGTTTTTTGTAACTGGAAAACGCAGAAAGGTCGGCTCCTCAGCGTCCTTTCTGTGGCCCCTTCGCACGATGCCCGTCTTCTCTGTGGCTCcgtaaacacacaaaaactttCACGAACTTGTCAAAGTCGCACTTCTGTGTGGAAAAGAACTCTTGAAAGGGCAGAAAATGGTGTTTGTGTtctctctttgtttcctaaacccATCACACTATTGATCCCTTCTGTGTTCACTTCCCGTCATCATTCTCAGTTGATTCCATGTGTACAGAAAGTTGGAACGTGGCACGTGATGCTCGagtattttgtttttctgcatGTGTGCGATTATCAGTGATATTTAGGTGTGGGGGAGGGGAAATCTTGTATTTtgtggatttatttttattttttttgttgggtAACAACTGAACAAATCAAAAGTTTTTGTCgtgtttgtgtgaatgtgtgtgactcTTGCCTTTCTCTCATCGTCACCCCCTAGTGTTCTTTAAGGGTTAATTACAGGGCCTCCAGCGTGCTAACCTGCTGCACAAACTTGCCCCGGGTTCAGTTTACCTCAACTTCTGCTTTTTAACTGCAACCATTAAAACATCCAACGAGCGGCTCTGTATGCGGCCCTTTGAATCGTATGTCTTCCTTAACGTGGCCGGTGGGCTTAAAGCTCTTCAAGCCTGGTTTCTACTGTGGGCCAAATCAAAGCTAGCCAGGGCTAACTCATTAGTATGATTTCAAACA includes:
- the rreb1a gene encoding ras-responsive element-binding protein 1 isoform X5 — translated: MSRRKQPNPNKVKPVMENSTEEMQEGGGANTEINEKEAELKEEKTHNNLKGAINGVSEGATSGGEKLQNGDRGGGDLSSINAMMSAVMSAAGTINGGGGDEGESGVTSANSSAGPSPSPSPNKSLTAAMRAPPSRNARRNQETKDDSSAFICPLCSKNCQTQHQLTMHIRQHNADTGATDHSCSICGKCLSSASSLDRHMLVHSGERPYKCNVCGQTFTTNGNMHRHMKIHEKDPASGLLPASSPPSPNKRRRPSVKRRQDPEESGEEPPNKKVQRLRLPGGAGRGRRRGLTAPRCVQVPEDAAAEDAAAAVQGSEEELLPCPICFKTCSSRLDLDAHMDAHPDTALRCDLCCLSFRTHRGLLRHNAGVHKLLPQDPSGRPFIQNNPSIPTGFNDLAFIDFSCKKFAHIAQVWCETNLRRCISKFHRFVCDCCDKAFPLRSALELHKTTSHPDKAPAAAPEEAEEEPEEEEEEPEEDGGGDSENGEEERQDAEAEVVSPEQACFLEAFGLQHASKVAPGPTDDEIHQAHLDSIKVIHVEPPSSSLPQEPASAHLSGGLGLTLGLNVGGLAALSIPLLEASGSALQGLSQRDALSLLSLQPFQTSFLLQPDGGAATAGAAASGMKPGEAGGAGIMELADIQQILKVAAAAPNQMGLPPLAKAPGFPGGPGHVQGQKAMPPLKPKPPISPRLSLTATTPPPLQSSQQASLGCISPSLPPPTLFKTPSCSSSSSSSSAGQMDTECMGDTPSSDSPPAATTAVHEEAGLSGRKLGAKAGNNAGSAKGSFPCRFCDQVFAFSGVLQAHMRFHLGILPHQCNICDYVAPDKATLIRHLRTHSGERPYVCRVCHYPFTVKANCERHLRKKHAKTSRKDIEKNIKYVTSSSTANMAAPITAATTTQDTEADTTCRFCGEDLKTYRALQIHLRTHNGCQRKPFECRRCGAAFLAKRNCIHHLLKQHPEVQEREIEEHIATLLPAAGGGTTRTVPVNATALNGISQPPIQVLQAVKMEDLASAAFPAELDQPLDFSAKGRGGGSQAGSPGVKLESASPTFDCGVLDQPIDLSIPSKRQRREAASGGEKREIKTEQSGGIMEQQLALALSKDEKTASALPPLHPHPQLGCYQLPPGSTPPPASLPSSARAQRLKPLLPKPSASASTPPCAALKELPPLASIAQIISSVSAAQDLLKRDAAPPEVKPQPGAASSQTDSAADAPGPAAAIDTQSDDLSEGSSRRRSRKKPAALAAKEKVASGGIDLESSGEFASVEKMLATTDANKFSTYLQTGAAELPGKRDVDRAAATAGSGGEEKEGGEREEGRPAALSVPQSKGKKNAYSNSVQKMTCPFCPRVFPWASSLQRHMLTHTGQKPFPCPRCDAFFSTKSNCERHLLRKHGVTHRTLRRNGAIVKKEDDEGLHESAESQSENEQLASETQDLSGASTTPDSGHAPTVDSSAPCENSPGSPTHKASQAAEQLEAETGEQPDQQEAPETRAASTKQPPQSSKVESTDDDDCHSNKSLDLNFGKKLIDFKLSTSSSSSAPQEEQPCSSSCSSSSSASSTSAPPEAAESPEEKDKASAGNPVKQQPEYKHVCRVCKKSFRYATTLARHERAHLSEETPTPMEEASPAMEEGKAAEESKAAEEEKDEKELEMELELEVEEGGAKGGESEGGESVESEEEEEEEKEKEERSDEEASEPKNVEGGETGGGRVDKRKKICNVCDKRFWSLQDLTRHMRSHTGERPYQCKTCERTFTLKHSLVRHQRIHLKPRGADESSAANDDASEDGDSCTPTPTSTCPPSENESECGSAAARAKELEEEDVKEEGDGQPEESGAAAAEDGSAKASDSDPTSEEADIQDESELSSSDSTHQATESKTTTSTDSPAAPDSSKDPASCSRPPGDTAAAPPAEGIIHGLLEIHSQPPLEHTLPNGEPPLVGAD